The window ATCTTAAATTATTGTCACTTTTTGCAAGAACAGGTCCCTTCCATCAGACTTACTACCTATGTGTGTTGGCCTTTGTATGGAGAAATCATACTCATACCCGTGTGAACCTCAAACTTTTGGGTTTCTTTATCAATGGATGTCACTGAATGTTTAGAAGCCTGTTATTTCGTAGTATTGTGTCACACAATACTTTCTAACGGCCAACTGAAGATATTCCTTGCAGTCAAACAACATTTCCTTCTGAATTAAACAAGACGTGTCTATAGATATATTCCTATTTGCCAACGTAGACGTTTGTTCATAAACAAAATTTGCAATGTCCCAATCTATTAGTGTAAATATCTCATAAgggatccattttttcattttctttctctatATTTTCTTCATTACCCAAATAATTCATCGACGTTTACATCTATATCATTATTTCCATCATTATCAggttaaaaaataactaaatctTCAGATCACATCGACATATTTAATTAGATGTTGAATATCAATACCACCATCAGAGATACATCACCCTAATTAAACAAAGTCTAATAGTTTAATACCCAAATATGTCATGCTAATGCACATATATATTCCATAGACCGAAAAACATTTATTCTCTATAATTCCATGCCATCCACGTATATTCCAACGAACCAAATTACCAAATATAGTGCATAAATTTCACCTTAATTAAATCCATAGATTAAAAACACTTGTTCTACTGGAATATATAATACTACGCTAGTAATTACAAACTTTACAACTAACATAAATACGAATTCAAATAATTcccctaaaattaaataattttaataacatacctaaatcaaataacaaacctaaattcaaataatttttacaacaaaatagtaattacaatcaaataacaaatataaatcaaacgatttttctaaaatcaaataatttttctaaagtCAGTAACGAGcctaaaatcaaattaatatccttaaaatcaaataatttctcTAAAAGTAAACCATTTCcgtaaaatcaaataatttttttaaaatcaaataacatacctaaaatcaaataatatatctaaaataaaacaatataactaaatcaaataaaaaaacctaaaaacaaataatttttacaataaaataataactaaaatcaaataaacaaacctaaatttaaataaattttccaacaaaatagtaaaatcaaataataaacacaaattgaaattattttacAACAAAATCGTGTATCTGGTGCACGACTTAGTTAAATATCATATCTTGTGACAAAAAAAATCAGAAGGCAAAAAATGAAGGGGTGAAAGACTTTTTTTTGTGAAAACTGACTGCGAGAGAGCCTCTTAGTGGCTGATTTTTTGTGAAGAATGGAATGTGTGATTGACTTTTGGTGAAGAATGGAAGTGTTATAGGTTTGTATCAAGGATGGAAAGCAGAATCAACGAGGACTTGAGGAAGATTTGAAGGATGGAAGGCAGACTAAAGTGAGAATATGGAAGGAGAAGACTTAGGTTTTAGGTTTTAAAGTAACGAAGTCTTGCACTAAATACACGACATTCTGCTTTTAAAGGGGTACATGACTTTGCTTCACTATTTTAATCAATAATTTTGTGGGCACTCTAGTTCTATgactattatttaaaaatacattattaaaaaaaatcgctACAAATATTGTTTATTTGGTCTCGACATCCTTTGTGTGCTTGAAAATTCTGTCCCATCCAGATTCAGACGTCCGTGTAGAGCCCCAACCCGAGGAGAGGCGTTTCATTTTACTTTTGTTGGAGCAGACGTTTATCAATGAGGTGGTCCAATTGTTGTTGGAGATCCACAAAACAACAATAAATGGTATTTAATTAATGCGTACCTTCTCTATTCAACCACGACGAGCCATCTTTGTGCCACTGCATAGCACtaaatattatttcaaatatattgattaaattcattcccaaacttttcttttttacttctttCAATTTGGGCCCTTTTCTTTCCcactttttcattttcattttcattttcatttttatcagaagaaaaagaaaaaaaaaagcactcACTTTCTGGTCAAACTCTCGacaccaaaataaatttatgaaaattaacatatgttcaataaatggtatttatctttttctttttcccaaaATTTATAAGTAACATTATATTATACTCCTAAgtaacaaaatttataattatattatgattATCTACTTTCCAGTCAGTGTTTTGATAGTGAGTGACGGCCTATTAAAGCAATGAAAGTTGTGGGTATCTaggtttgatttttttcttcctcTCTAGGTGCAAGGTAGGAGTTGAGTTAGACTTGATGGATACCATTATTTGTGCTCTCAGCCAAGTGTTCGGTATCTTGTGTGAGACTAAGAATAATGTAGTTGTAGTTTTTTTTCAGAGAGATCCCTCATAATCAAAAGTGTTGTCCATTGTAATGGTTCATATAATTTTGTTTCTCACTTTCTAGCATGACATGTAGTTGCTTGTTTTGGTCCaaggtttttagtttttaactACGTTGTTAGAAAGGTACTTATTGAAAAACTCGATTTAACCTAATTGAGTATCGCTAATCCCAATGAAAAACCTTATAGCTCATAATTAGTTGacgttttttttaaaataataaacttGATATTTAgatgtttttttaataaatatgcAAACTAATGAGGACGAAAAAACCTAATATTTTTTCTGTAAGAAAAagagataataataaataaaagaacaaaCTCGTTAcggaacaaaagaaaaaaacaaaggaaCTCTTGGAAATGAGTATACACACCAAGTCATAGCTTGAGGTATTGGGTAAGGTTTCGTGTcctctactttttcttttttttttttttccttttattttctttttcttttgaatgGACACTCGAAGTTGTAAGAATTTCACTTGATCACTTTCTATTGGGTTAGGTATTGGATTTTGGGggaaaattttatctttgtaataCACCCTCTATTTCCAATTAAATGTTtctattattttgaaattagaatattaataataattaataacttCTTTTACTAATTATTATTAACGCAtacttttttagaaaaatctaaTACTTAATTTCATTGTATATCATCATTAGTTGTATGTAACTAATATCTCATTTAAAGATATTTTCTAATTTAATATAATAcatattctttaattttctaaatattataaaatattgGCTATGCATTTAAGCTTGGTGTGCCCTATGTGCCATCCATTTAATCATCCAACACCGTTGACAAATGTCTTTAAGATACTCAGTCTTAGAAGTCATGTAATTCATCTTTCATGCTTGTCAAATTGCCTATAAATATCCAACACCATTAACAAATGTCTTCAAACTACTCACTTTTACTTGCTATGTAACTCGTCTCGTATTTGCTAAATTGCCTATAAATAATGGTATTTTGTGGATTTGTAAGCGATACAAACTTTGAAGAGAATTCCAAaaaattttggagaaaaaaaaattgaaatttgagttttttttataattttttatttttttattatatttttttattttaatattatattttctcaatttctgCATTACGGTTGTGCCTCGCTTTCACAACACTAAAAATATTTTGTGTTATTTTACAAGAAAATTATAGTAAATAGTACCATTTcgaaaataaattaaacctatagcacaaaaataaaatatttgtagaAATAGTAAATACTGACTAATCAATTactaattcttttaaaaaagtcAAGTTTGCTCTTTCGTGGTTATCATTAATACAAACTATCATTGATAGATGTTATTAATGATAGTAATTAATAGCACATTTGTCTAATTGGAAGCTAATCAATAATAGCAACTTATAGTAAGTATTAATTACTACAATTAATAGTTCAATGATAAGATAACTTTCAATTTTAAGAAATCGAACAAAATCACTGGTATTAGTAGTAAATAGAAAGTAAGTTGACAACTAACAACAACCATCGTTAGTGAGAGATTTAATACTTATTATCTTTAGTTTATATTCCATTAGTGAAAGATTTGTCAAACCATTATTCAATTGGTTTTATAAGTTTTTGCTTTTGAAGCATATGATTTTGAGGATCCTCACCGGTAATTGGAGAAGAAAAATGGAGTGTAGAAGAGAATATGGGAAAGGTACAGTATGCGGTGGGCGAGGGAAATGGTGAACATAAATGAAATATCCCACTATTTTCAAACATacaaaattaatcaaaatattttaaaaaatatcatataatttatttacgatagatattatatgtatatatatttataatgatAGATATAATTAGGTACTTTATTTTGGTGTATTATGATGGAGAATAGAgtgatattttgtaaatatcttttgaagttgtatttttaaaataatttttcaataacttttaaatttgttttattaaatttataaagaggaaaccttatttttcttttatgattttctttacttttactttttctaATGTTTAAATTATTCTTCATATACAGTGTTGGAAGTTAAAAATTACCGTCAATATTATGTGGTTATTAATGAAGCGCGTTAGAGTGGTTTTAGACTATTTGGCATAATTAGGCCTCTATTCAAATAAACTGTGaaatccattttcatttttatacttcgaattttatttttattatattttttaaaaattttaaattcaacaattaaaaatcaatttttctTAGTATAGACGGGGACGGAGGAATTTGAACTTGAAATTACGTGTTGAGCTTTTTGGGTcgatttcaaaattaattttattcataaaaatataaataatataatataaatacatTTCCACAACTTAGTTGGGATTTTAGAAAGTtcagcaaaaaagaaaaaaaaggtacaaaatgatatgaatatatttaagatttattgTGAAGGTACTTAATTGAAAGTGACAAAAATATATACCAAAACTCAAATGTTATTTAATCCCTACCTCATTTTAAAGCTACCCCTTTAAGATTGATAGTTGGATTTGCCTCCACCGTTTCTTCTACCTacccttttccttttttctttggaACCGTTCTTTTCCTCTTATTTATCAATCACtcccttcctttttttctctATGCAAAACCAAACTCCCATTGAACCCGATTTAACGTTTTCATTGCCACTCGTCCTCCCCCCTTTTACCAGCCATGATTTCCCTAGCCCCAGTATGCGACCCCCAACCACCCAATAATGTCTCCTCCGATTTCTCATCCTCTCCCCCGCCCTCCACGCCGGCCACCCATGTTTTCCGATCCAAATTACCCGACATTCCTATCCCCGACCATCTCCCTCTTCACAGTTACTGCTTCCAGAAACTCTCCCAAGTTTCCGACCGCCCATGTTTGATCGTCGGCTCCACCGGAAAATCTTATTCCTACTCCGAAACCCACCTCTTTTCCCGCAAAGCCGCCGCCACTTTCTCTAAACTTGGTGTTCAGAGAGGGGATGTTATTATGATTCTCCTCCATAATTCTCCtgaatttattttctcttttatgGGTTCCTCCATGCTCGGCGCCATCGCTACCACCGCCAATCCTTACTACACGGGGGCCGAGATTTCTAAGCAGTTGAAGGCCTCCGGTGCTAAATTCGTTGTTACTTACTCCCGATGCGTTGATAAGTTACGAGAATGTGGTGAAGTTCTCACTATTGTCACCGTGGATGACCCGCCGGAGAATTGTCTGAGCTTCTCGATGGTTTACGACGCCAATGAGAACGATGTCCCGTTTGTGGAGATTGATACGAACGATGCCGTTTCCCTACCGTTCTCCTCCGGCACGACCGGGCTCCCCAAGGGTGTGATTTTGACTCATAAGAACATGGTGTCGAGTGTGGCTCAACAGGTTCTTATTATAAACTTTGTATATAATATTTTGGTTAAAATGTCCATATTTAATTTAACATTTAATCACattttttatactaattgattAAGAATATTtcataataatttaaataattttaaattcacTATGTATCATCCGTTGTGACAAACAGTATGatagaatgaaaagaaaatgggTAATTCTagtatatttgaaaaatatttaatcatttattCATATTGTAAATCTGCAGGTGGATGGAGAAAACCCGAAcctatatttaaaaagaaacgACATAGTTTTATGCGTGTTACCAATGTTTCATATATTCTCATTGAGTAGCATAGTTTTGATATCAATCAGATCCGGGGCAGCGTTGCTTTTGATGGAGAAATTTGAGATCGAGTCATTGCTACGACTAGTAGAGAGACACAAGGTGACGGTGGCAACGGTGGTGCCGCCGCTCGTGGTGTCGCTAGTGAAGAACCCGAAGGTTGCAGATTTCAACTTGAGCTCCATTCGATTAGTGCTTTCCGGAGCAGCACCGTTGAGAAAGGAGCTGGAGGAGGCTCTCATGGAAAGGCTTCCTCAAGCCATTTTTGGTCAGGTATGTGGTAATGAAATGACTATAAAGTATGGGATAACTAAAGGCTATTAAGTTTTATAGATGTAGCATGtgaaagtaattaaataaaaaggaaaaaagactTTTATTTTGCAATCTCTTGCGATAAAAGAAAAACGGTAGAATTATGTACCATGGAATCTAATTTTATATCAATGCTATATCACGTTACATACTTTCTCTTATAGAAATGTCTAGTGATATTCACTAAACCAATCAAATTTcgcatatataaatataaatgttATTAGATAGTCAGCAACAAAATAATTGTAAGAAAACATCCTCCGCTTACTTAATTctatattcatttatttttaaatagtatCTTGTTCCAACAATAACTATCTTCTATATAATATGATCAATGAATAATCATTTTAATTAAAGTCAATTTTTAAGTCGTCCGAAAGTTCGGTGATCTTGAATCTATTAAAAAAGAACCATAGTTTTGGTAAAAGGACAATATAAATAGACGTTGAAAACTCGAaccttttgaatgaaaatgaCATGTTTAATTAACATTAATTTAAAGTTCTTTACTAACTAATTGATATTTGGACATTAATATGTGGAACATGACCTAATAAATAGGGTTATGGTATGACGGAAGCGGGTCCCGTGCTGAGCATGTGCTCGGCTTTTGCAAAGGAGCCACCAATGCCAACAAAATCTGGCTCCTGCGGCCGAGTTGTTAGAAACTCGGAGCTTAAAGTCGTTGACCCACTAACCGGTGCCTCACTCACTTATAATCAACCCGGAGAAATTTGTGTTCGAGGCCCCCAAGTTATGaaaggttttttttcttttttcttttcttctcacttaattaattattctattCGGTGAAATTCTGACTAATTTTTCTATCCATTTTATGAAAATAACTTGAAATTCTTTAAAAGCTATTTTCTTGGGttgaataatataattaaacttaCTTGTTGAGTCTCTTTAGAAATAATTTTTAGATGGACAATTCACATTATCCAATAAGGTATAATTAGAAGAATAAGAAATGGATGATgaatataattaatgttaaattGAATGAAGTAGAAGTAATTAGGGAATAAAAGTAGGAGTACACACTGGTGTAGAACGAGTTTGTGTGTTTACCATTAAAATTGTGAAAATGGAACAAAGTACTTAATAATTTTGGTGTTAAATTGAGATGGGTGTGATGATATTGTAGGATATTTGAATGACCCGGTGTCCACGTCATTGACTGTCGATGTGGAGGGTTGGCTTCATACGGGTGACATTGGTTACGTTGACGATGAAGAagaaatttttattgttgatagagTTAAAGagattattaaatttaaaggtTTTCAGGTATAAACTATTCCCTaaaattctaatatttattttctgTTTAATCCTTTTTAACTCttatttttttgttgttgttatttactgaatttaattaaatgttatatttttaacttcttagaaaataataataataataattgaaaatttttatttggtttctaaattttaaaatgttataataGATTACGGTTATATTAGTTTGAATATTTTGAGATTTTTAGTCGATAATGTGTATTTGTTGTGCTTCTAATTaagtaattaaaataattgatgagttaaattttcattttaattttaatagtgAGAAAAAATTAGTGAACATTAATCATTTAAATTATTTGATTACTTGAATGCTAACAGACATTACTATTAAAGGATACGAGGCTATAGTTAGTATAGCacaaagtattttaaaaattgatacTACTTTCAACCTTGTACAATTTAAAATGATCATATGTTTAAAATTATTGGTAATGGTTTATACTCGGTAAAATTATTAAAACTATTTTCGAAATAAAGTATTGTATGATTGTCTATTAGGGTTTGTATTTCTTTCGCGAGAGACaatcatattttattaaatttctcAATAAAAAGTTAGTTCAATTAATATATGTATGTACCGGAATCATCAAGGGGTCTATGGTCTAAATCCGCATTCtcctttaaataaaaataaaatctcaTTTTCTTGGTTCCAATTAAAGAATAGATTTTATTTCTAAACAAATTAAGAAGCAAGACTTCCTAACAAGAGTAGTTTTGGAGTGTAGAATTGGTTCAATTTTTGTGTAATTAATTGACTGACAAGTTGGTtgagttatttatttttaccaAATTAATTTTCTATTAATGCAATTATCTTCATATATAAAATCTCTCATGGTATCTGAGGTTCAATCCCCCCTTTGTTGTTGTTAAAAAAACTCTATACatgaaatttataaaattatgaTATCTTTTATAGGTGGCACCGGCAGAGTTAGAGGCTCTTCTTGTAACCCATACATCTATCGTTGATGCTGCTGTTGTCCCGTATGtaaacaatttaaatttttcaattttcttttttgggtaATTGCTTTAAAGGATagaattgttaaaaatattttcaattacAGGCAAAATGATGATGTTGCTGGTGAAGTTCCAGTAGCTTTCGTAGTTCCATCAACTCAGAATGGACTTACAGAGGAATCAGTAAAAGAATTCATAGCAAAGCAGGTTTGTGTGCTATCAATTTAATTTCCCttataatcaaattataattatagtTCACGTTTAAATTTCAAAGATaatatgtttaaaaaaatttgagaaaaaaataaaatgttaaaactatttattatttttctaatgtattattcaataaaagtttatattgcaaatattctttttttttttttaacattattttcaCCCTCAACTTTTGTTTTCGATTGAAGTTAAGCTTATTTGTTTAAAACTATAGAAACTACTTTTTAGTTTGACAATTACTTTTGTTTTTAGTATCaattttgttttaagttttttttttaatttacttttctTTGGTCTcgaattttatattattaattctaaaatttcttgaaaaacGTTGAATTGttagttaaattttaaaaataaaaacaaactttttttttaataggatATCGTTTCATAAGTatgacattttttatttttttatttttcaacactaaacttattttttctcattttcttataataatttgtaattttctttttccgaTAATTGAATTCTTAGTTAAATATTCTACAGAtgaaaaagtaattttttaaatttcaaattgacGTTGTTTTTCAAATATTGGTAGAAAAAGATAATGCAAAAATAAATATAGAGGTGGGGGATATAGTTACATAATTCTATAAAActagaaataaaaaatcaaatctatggCTATATCATAATCAAATAGACCTAGAGctttttgatttttctttaattttggaGTCATATTGAAAAGACATGGCATATATAATTATTAACTTTTCTTAGagtaataataaagaaaattagtTGTGAAATCAAGTGTTGTTAAATCACAATAAAAGTTCAAACAGTAGTTTGTACAAAGGGAATTGAAGCATTGAATTGATATCTATCTCACGTTGgttatttactttttaaatgCAAAACCAACAGGTTGTGTTCTACAAGAGATTGCACAAAGTATATTTTGTGAAGACCATTCCAAAATCACCTTCTGGAAAGACCTTGAGAAAGGAACTCAAAGCCAAACTCTCATAAGTCTTTTTAAAGCCACAGGAATAGAGACATGAAGAGGTAGAGTTATTATTAATTGTCATTAATGCTTGTCTATGTCTATCTCTTCAACCCTTGATTGTATACCAACTTTTGTTATGTGCAATAATGTGAATGTcttcaatttattattattaattttgtggTCTTTAGCCATCTTTCTTTATGAGTTTTGCACATAAAAGACGATGTGGTGTGGCCTTCTATATTAATTTTATGGTTCCATTAGAAATTTGgtagtcttttaaaaaattagtatatagttttttaaaaaattagtatATAGTTTTTATGGTTTGATCAAACTCTCTTCAATAgttttataaaagaattattatgagtagttttctttttgtaaaagcATTTTAATTAAagcttgcagcgaaggaatcaAATTTTTTACCTTGAAGTTGTTAATATAATTGTTGAGTGTGGATTATTTGAGGaatcaaatttaataattaaaagaagAGTAGAAATCAAAAGAGGACCGAAGGAATGGACCCAAGAACAAACTAGGCCTTATCAGCATCGACACATGTATAGCTTAGGCCTTGAGGGATGAAAACCTAGTGCACTAAGTAAGGATGATGGGTCGGTCAATCTCTACCTAAAGATCTACATGCAATTTGCTCGACATAATGGGAAGGTTGTTCATAAGCCTGACCACTAATTGGGTTTAGTTGAAACTCAAGTCGTCATATTCTATGTCAGGTCTCATACATAACATTGTGCACAGGGACTTCgttgttatttttatttgttattctCTCGACTGTTTGTCTCctctatcttcttcttcttctttttcaccGAAAGGTTCGCTCTATCTCATGGCCAAATATGAATTCAAGCTATTCACCTTCACTCATAAACCTATTCATATGCTCTTCGACTTAAACATGCGATTAAGCTGAAATAGAACTTCTGCATAAGATTAGCTCACAAATTAAATCCACAATAAAATCTATCAATTACTCGGCTACGGTGTCAAAAACTTGGTTGCTAAGTTGCATGATTGCAATTACTATTCTTGAATATGTCATGCTAGGCTCTAATTATGGTACTAGAGTTGACGACTAGGCTAAGTTCATGCAATAAAAAGGAACATAATCCAACCTATgcattgctaatttcattaattatgTGTTGAGTAtaagttttcctctctcttgCCTAAGTATAAGTGAAGAGAGAGGTTTCTTGGGTAAGCCAGGGTCGTGCAAAAGGAATTGGTGATCCTAATGGGTTAATCACGTGTTCTAAACTTATGCGGTATCTATATAGTATGTTGATATGCACAGTATATTTTTATCATGTGTATTTACACAAGTGTGGAGCAGCAAGCTGAAGATGGCGATGGAATGAGGTAAAATGAAATATGAACTCGGGTATTAGGTGATGAAATGCAAGAATGTCTAATTAATTAAGTGTAAAGTACGACACAAAACATTTATTAACTTTAGATTTAAGGTAGCATCCTTTTGATGCTTTAACCATACTTGCTCGCCTTTCGGGatccaaatacttaaagttaagaGATGATTTGTGTCTAATCTTTCTGAATTAATCATAAGCAACCAATTCTATATTAAGGCAAGCGACCTCTTGGTGCCTTCGCCAAATACACTCACATTTCTGATATGTATGCTAATAATAAGTTCGACAATAAGATTGCATTACTACAACCCTTTCTTCATCTGCTTAGTTAAATCTGGGTCATCATGCGACAAGCGACGACAGTTAACACTTTATCTTTTCTCTCGAATAAGACAATGTATTAAAGTCTGCATTTAACTAAACAAGACAAATAACACAGACATCCAGATTCTCTAGCATTAACTATGCCTTACGTTATCTACCCATAATTACTTAAACTTAAATGAAGTGGCAAGATAAGAAAATGAAAGAGTGGGTAAAAATCTTTAAGCCTTTCGACCATGAAGTTTTTAGTATAAAAGAATATAAATAAAC is drawn from Cucumis melo cultivar AY chromosome 11, USDA_Cmelo_AY_1.0, whole genome shotgun sequence and contains these coding sequences:
- the LOC103501067 gene encoding 4-coumarate--CoA ligase 2, whose product is MISLAPVCDPQPPNNVSSDFSSSPPPSTPATHVFRSKLPDIPIPDHLPLHSYCFQKLSQVSDRPCLIVGSTGKSYSYSETHLFSRKAAATFSKLGVQRGDVIMILLHNSPEFIFSFMGSSMLGAIATTANPYYTGAEISKQLKASGAKFVVTYSRCVDKLRECGEVLTIVTVDDPPENCLSFSMVYDANENDVPFVEIDTNDAVSLPFSSGTTGLPKGVILTHKNMVSSVAQQVDGENPNLYLKRNDIVLCVLPMFHIFSLSSIVLISIRSGAALLLMEKFEIESLLRLVERHKVTVATVVPPLVVSLVKNPKVADFNLSSIRLVLSGAAPLRKELEEALMERLPQAIFGQGYGMTEAGPVLSMCSAFAKEPPMPTKSGSCGRVVRNSELKVVDPLTGASLTYNQPGEICVRGPQVMKGYLNDPVSTSLTVDVEGWLHTGDIGYVDDEEEIFIVDRVKEIIKFKGFQVAPAELEALLVTHTSIVDAAVVPQNDDVAGEVPVAFVVPSTQNGLTEESVKEFIAKQVVFYKRLHKVYFVKTIPKSPSGKTLRKELKAKLS